GTTATGCTGGAAGTTGGTTTTCTAATTGCAGAATGTCGGACTACTCAAACATTACCACAGCGATCGTTAGAGAAACGAGAGCGCGTGAAAAAGCTTTAGTGTTGATGAACGACAAATGCCGATCGCGGTTTTTGTTGCAAGCCCAGCGTACTACCAAGGTTTGTTTATTCTTTCATGGATTTACGGCAACGCCTGAACAGTTCATGCCGATTGGCGAAGCTTTTTTCCAAGCTGGCTACAATGTTGTGATTCCTTTATTGCCAGGACATGGAATTGCGGGAGATTGGGATGGAGACAACCCGCCACCGCTACCAGAAGAACAACGAGTTTATCAAGAATTTGGTTTGTACTGGTTAGAACAAGTGCAAGCTTTGGGCGAACAAGTCGTGATTGGGGGATTATCCGGCGGTAGTACTCTAGCGGCTTGGTTAGCTTTGGAACGTCCGCACAGCATTCACCGCGCTTTGCTGTTTGCGCCGTATTTGAGTAACAGTAATCTTCTTGTTGACTTCATCGTCAAAATACTGCCGATTTACTTTCAATGGCGCACTGAAGAAGGGGCGATTAGTTACGGCTACGATGGCTTTGTGATGCCTGCATTGCGCGTGTTTATGGACATGGGGCAAGATATTCTCGAACGTGTCAAAACAAGCATTGCCGCAGCACCCTGCTTTATTATTGGCAGCGATAGCGATCGCGCGGTTGATGAAAATGAAAATCAAGAATTGTACGAGTCTCTCGTCAAGCTGCAACCCAAATGCTGGTACTACTCGTTTGATAAAGTGTTTGATATTCCCCACAACATGATGACCAAAGCTGAGGGAAACGAATATCAAGACTTGGTAATTGCCGTTGCCAAAGCTTATGTAGATAGCGATGTTACCTGGAAAGAAGTTGAAGAAATTGCTTACCAAATGCTCTTTCAAGGAAAAACTTGTGACGCTATAGTGCAAGAGTTGGGTTTAACTTCGCGCGTTGCACCCGATTTGCAAATACTCATTTCCCTACTCGATAAATCTACAATTGTTGCTAAACATCATTCTGAATCATGATGAAAACATTTTACTCAGCTTGTCTCCTAAGCTCTGCAATCTAATTTCATGCAAAATTACATAAAAGCAGGGAATGATAAATAGCGTTAGCAGCGTTGCTAAAGATAATCCCGAAAAGACAACAACTCCTAAAGGTTGAAGAAATTCTGACCCCTCACCGATGCCTAAAGCTAAGGGAAACATCCCTAACACCGTTGTGATTGTCGTCATCAAAATTGGACGTAAGCGCTGTGGTGCAGCTTTGAGGATGGCACTTTTACGGTCAATTTGTTCGCGATCGCGAATTTGATTCGCCAGTTCCACCATAATGATCGCATTATTGACAACAATGCCTACAAGTAATACGGCACCCACAAGAACAGTCGCGCCGATCGCAGTTCCAGTAATATAAAGCCCAAAAATCCCTCCCGCTAATGCTAGAGGTACAGTGAACATAATTACCAAAGGATCGATTAAGGAGTTGTACTGTACTGCCATGACAACAAACACTAAAAACGCCGCTAATCCACCTAGAATTTGTAGCGATCGCTGTAGTTGCTGATTCGTCTCGGCAACCGAACTTGGTAAAATACTAACGCCTGGTGGTAAATCGATATTTTCCAGAACGGTATCAACCTCGGCTAAAGCATCTCCTAAACTTGCACCTTCGTTTAAATTACCTGCAATAATAAAGACTTGGCGTTGATTGATGCGTTGAATCTCGCCAGGCGCTTGCCCTTCGCGAATACTTGCAATGTCAAATAAGCGAATTTGGCGATTACTATTGACAAATAGCGGTAAACGTGCAAGTTGCGATTGATTTTGGATATCAGCTTGATTGAGTTGGACGCGGACATCGACTAAGCGATCGCCCCGTTGCAATTGAGTCGGAACTGAACCTTCAACCGCAGTCTGAATTGTTTGCCCAATATCTTGCGTTGTCAAACCGAAACTCGCGACGCGTTCCCAGTCAGGAACAATCTGAAGTTCGGGTTGTCTCGCGTCTGCATTAGGGCGGAAACTGGCTAATGTTGCTTGCCGATCCAACGCTTGCAAGATTTGTTGTCCTGCTTGGCGGAGATTTTGTTCGCTATCACCTTGAACAATCACGTCAATTTCTGCACCGCGCACCGGAGAATTACTCAAGATTAACCCCCGCACTTGCCCAGGACTTAAGCGCAAGCGAATACCAGCTAAGTTAAGGCGATTAAACTCTTGATTAACGCGATCGACAAACGCTTCGACGTTGCTACCAGGTTTTAAAGTAATCGTACTCGAACTGCGCAATGGGTTTTCTGTGGTGTTGCTACCAAAGAGAAAGCCACCCGCCGTCGAAAAAACATACTCAGTTTCCGGTTGCTCTAAGAGAATATCATCAACCGCGTCCATCACTTTTCGGTTGTTTTCGATGACAGTTCCAGGGGGAAATTGCGCAAACAAAGTTGCTTGTCCGGTACTAATACGGGGAAGGATTTCTTGGGAAATCTGCCCAACTAAGAGAAAACTGCCACCACCTAAAACTAAAAATGCGATCGCAACGACGAGTAAGCGATACCGCAGGATCTTCATCAAAAAGTTGCGATATCCTTGCGTCGCCGCATCAAATCGCCGATTAAACGCTTGCAATATCCACAATCTACCAACTCGACTTGACCAACGAATTGCGAGTAATCGCGATGTCACCATTGGCACGAATGTGATGGCAATCAAAATTGACGCTGCAACCGCAAAGCTAATCGTCAGAATTAATTCACTAAATAATAACGAGAAAAAACCACCAATCAGTAGAAACGGTAAAACGGCAACTAAGTTCGTACTTGTTGATGCAACTAACGCAGATTCGACTTCTTGACTGCTATGAATCGACTGCGAAATCAATTGCTGCGAATTCATGCGCGTTTTTGCATCTTTACCAGGAGTCATTCCCGCGCCTTCGGCAATATTTTCTAGCATCACAATCGAGTTATCGACGACGATGCCTACGCCTAAGGCAAGTCCACCCAAACTAAATACATTAAGCGATAAACCAAATAACCCCATCAAAATAATTGCCGCCAACGCCGCTAGTGGAATGGCACAAACGATGATGATTGTTTGACGCAGCGAACCGAGAAACAAAAGCACTGCGATCGCAGCGAGTGCTGCCCCAATTAAACCCGCAGTTGCTACGTTAGCAATCGAGTTACTAATAAACTGCGATTCATCTAGTGTTGCCGTCAATACCATGTCTTCTGGAATCACGCCGGATCTGCTGAGTTCTTCAATGCGTTGCTTGACTCCATTGACAACGCTAATTGTATTCGCATCAGGTTGCTTTTGAATACTTAACTTTACGGCAGGCTGTTTGTTGAGGTTAACAAACACGCGTTGATCTTGTGTGCCATCAACAACTTCAGCAAAGTCGCGCAGGTAAACACGGCGAGAAGGAAGCGTCGCACCATCTTCAGTGTTCTGTGCGGTACTTCCAGCTACCTCAAACGAGATGTTACGAATTTCGTCGGCGCTTTGAAACCGCCCGATTGTCCGCGTCAGCGGTTCGCCATTTTCTCCGCGAATGCGTCCTCCTGAAATATCTTGGTTACGGGCTTGCAGTTCATTGAGTACTGTCGTTAAACCAACGCCTAATGCTTGTAGGCGATTGAGATCGATATTGACTTGAACTTCTTCTTCAACACCGCCTGCAACATCAACCGAGGCAACGCCAGGAACGACGGTCAATTCGCGCGCTAATTCTTCGTCAGCAAACACGCGTAAATCGACTCCTTGGAGTGCAGGGGATGTCAGTGCAACTTCATATACAGGTAATTGCGAAGGGTCAACTTTAAATAATCTTGGTTCTTCGACTGTAGAGGGTAATTGTCCGCGACCGCGATTGAGTGCTGCTGTTGCGTCGTTCAACGCTTGGTCAATGTTTCCCCCTGGTTGGAAATACAAATCTAAACTGACTTGTCCTTCGCGCGTTTGCGAATAAACTTGCACAACGCCTTCGGTTGTGGATAACGCTTCTTCTAAAGGTCTTGTTACTTCATCAATTGCGACTTCTGGGGAAATCCCAGGGGCATTGATCCGAACGCCAATGCGAGGATAGGTAATAGATGGCAACAGATCGACTGGCAGCGAGGAGAGAAAATATATTCCCATGACTATGACTGCAAGCGTCAGCATCAGCGTGCCGATATGCCGTCGAATTGCGATCGCACTCACACTCAATCCTGATGCTTTGCCCTGTTGCATGGTTATCAACTCCCTTGCTGTGACTCTGAAAGAATCGAAAAGCGCACTGTTGCGCCATCCGTTAATGCCCCACCGCTACGCGCGACAAATCGCTCGCCTGGTTGCAAACCTGATAAAATTTCGACTTGACCGTTCGCACTTTGTCCTAGTGTTACCTGACGTGCAGTGACAGTGCCTTCACTCGCTGCGGTTTCATTGACAACATAGATTGTGCTTTCCTGTTGCTGAGGCGATCCTTGGGTGGGTGGCAATGCAGTTTGAGGTACAATAACGCGCTGTGTTTCCTCACTAGCAAACTGTACCCGTGCCAAAAGTCCGCTACCAATTTGTCCGTTACTATTCGGAATCACAACTTGAACCGGAATTAAACGCGCGGTTCGATCGGCTGCGGGAGAAATCCGACTTACTTGCCCCTCAAAAACTTCATCAGGAAACGCATCTAATCGAACTGACACCGTTTGTCCTTGGCGAATTCTGGCAAGTTCCAATTCTGAAATTTCGACGTTGACTTGAATGCGGCTAAAGTCACCAATCCGCACAATTTCCGTATTAGGCTGTACTAAATTCCCCACTTCTGTGAGCCGTTGCATGACTCTACCAGCAATTGGTGCGGTCAGTCGAGCGTAAGATTGTTGCCTTTTTGCTTGGGCGACGACGGCTTCTTGGGCGGTGACTTGGCTTTGTGCCGCTGCTTGTGCTTGTTGTTCGGTGCGGACTTGTTCTTGTGCCGCACGTAATATTTGTGCAGCCGTTTGGGCTTCAGTTCGTGCTTGTTCGGCTTGTTGTGCGGGGACGGCGCCTTCTTGCAAAAGACGTTCCTGTCGTGCTAAATCTGCTTGTGCTTGTTGTAATTCTAAACGCGATCGCTCGACTTGTGCTTGCGCATTACTAACTTGATTTTGAGCGCGTGCCACGGCGGCGCGTAAGCTGGCAAGTTCGGCTTCTGCTTGGTTAACGGCACTCACTAACAACGCATCGTCTAGCCGTGCTAAAGTTTGTCCTTGGCGTACTGTATCGCCGACATCAACTCCAATACTCAATACTTGCCCTGTGACTTGCGATCGCAACGAGACTTCGCGTGCTGGCGCAGTTGTACCTGTATACTCTGGTTGTTCTGTTAAGCTACCTGTCCGCGCAATGGCAACATCAACTGGTGTTATTTGCTGATTTGCACGTGACTGACCTTGTTGAGCGCTTGCTTCAGATTCACTGGGTAACGAATTACACGCTGTCAAGGCAACAGTGAAACTTAAACTGAACAACAACTTTGAAATTCGGATGTCTTTAAACACTAAAAGCACCGCCTGTTGTTCTATTTTGATTGATAGCTAATTTAAGTTTGGTAGCGGCAGTCATTACGTTAATTCGTTAGCTGACGGTTAGAAAAGTAACACAGCGCTTTGTAAAGAAAAGCTTTGTATCTTTTGTATTTTGCCCTTTCCATATCTTTACTAAAGTATTTAAATATTGCTAATAATTAATTTGGTTCTGTTCTAAGTCTGAAGATATATAAATTTTTGTTATTTCAATTTAGTACAGTCTTTCAATCTATCAGTTTGACATAAAAAAGAATGCTTGAGTTAGCGACCCTAGGTATATTGCAAAGCAAACCACTGCACGGTTATCGACTAAAACAGCAGCTAGAGCAGTTTATGAGTGGCTGCATCAGTGTGAATTATGGTGCAATTTACCCTTTGTTGAGGCGCTTAGAAGAACGCGGTGATATCACCACTCTCATCCAAGAAGCTGGTGAAGCAGGACCAAGTCGCAAGATATATAGCATCACTTCCCAAGGGGAAATCGCCTTTCGCCGCAAAATGCTAGAACACCCCCACGAAAGCTGGGTAAATGCGCGATCGCGCTTTATTATCAAGTATTTCTTTTTCAGCCATCTCGAACCTGCAGAACGTATCAAACTGCTCGAACACCGCATTATGGTATGTCGTCTGCGCTTGGAAACTCTGGAAGTTCAACCGATACCCAGTGACGATTTTTATGAAATCGCAGTATGGCATAGATTTATTGCGGTGATCAAAGAAGAATTAGAGTGGCTGAATGAACGATTAGCGCTTGAACTCCGCCAAGAATTAGAGTCTCGCAACTAATCAATATCTTTCCCGCGCTGAACCTTAATATGTTTTAATATTCCGTAATAAATCAACATATTGACTGAGCATTAAACATGAATCAGTCGTCACAATAGAAGTGCAAGAAAGCGTTCGGCGCAGCTAGGCGCTGCAGTCTCCTTCGCTGCACAGTACAACACACGGTCATCACAGGTGAACGAGGAAGCGGGAATGCCTAATATCAAATTTGAGAAAGAAAATCGTGAAGTCGTTGCTGCTGATGGTGCTAATCTTCGGCTTAAAGCGATGGAAAATGGCATCGATATCTACAAGCTTTACGGCAAAATGATGAATTGTGGTGGCTATGGTCAATGCGGCACTTGCATAGTTGAGATTACTCAAGGCATGGAAAACTTGTCACCACGCACAGAAGTCGAAAATCGCAAACTCAAGAAAAAGCCAAAAAACTACCGTCTTGCTTGCCAAGTATTAGTCAATGGTCCCGTCAGCGTAGTTACTAAGCCTTAGTCAGTTAGAAAATCAAGAAAAAGTTCCTCTTCTCTGACAGCAACGATGATGTTATTCTAAGAATGTTAGCTCACGATCTGCGAGAGGCTTTCTTTCGATGCAAGTTAATGACTTAGGGTTCGTAGCGAGCATCTTGTTCGTCTTAGTCCCAGCTGTGTTCTTGATAGTTCTGTATATTCAGACTGCTAGCCGCGAAGGTCGCAACGATTCATAAAAATATATCCTAGAACGAAAACCCCCGCCTCTGGCAGGGGTTTTTGCTAGTAAGACCGCTAATTTAGTCAAACACTAGCCTACAGTTCTTGCTAATAGCACCGGGCAATTGGCATTCACGCGGACATAATCGGACAATGAAGAACCCAAAAGCCGATCCAAGTCAACAAAACTTTTCGCAATCGAAGGACGGCGATCCGGAGAACCAAGCATTAACAAATCAACATTGTTTTCCTCTGCGATGCGGCAAATTTCTTCACCAGGTTTACCAGTGGTAGAAATCGCGCGGGGTTGTACGCCTTGTTTTTTCGCTTCGGCGATCGCTTCGGCTAAAACAGGATCTTTTTCGCCTGGCATATTTGTACTCGATTGATTGCTTGCGCCTTTGTTGACGTGGGCTAAAATCAGCTGCCCGCCTTTAATATCTCGCAACAAAAATAGTGCTAACCGCAAACACTGTTTCGCTGCGTCTGAACCATCGATCGCTACCATGATCCGATTAATCTTTTTGACATAGATATCATCCTTGACCAATAACATCGGTCGCGAGGACAGTTGAAATACGTACTGACTGACGGAATTAGACAAAATTGACTGCAAGCGTTTAAGACCGCGCGAACCCATAATAATCAGATCCGCATCAATTTCCTCTGCTACTTGGCAAACAACATCTTTAGGATCGCCTTGCCGAAGAATAGCTGAAACCTTTGTTGGGTCTAATTGCAACGACTGAATTGCTGTAGCTAGTACCTTACCTCCTTCTTCCCACTTCGATGTCATCGTCTCGGCACTAACTTGAGGAGACACAACATGCAAGACGGTGACAGCTGCCTTTTGAATTGATGGCAAATCCATTAATGCTTTGAGCATTTCCTCCGAATGACCAGTCCCAGAGTCAGCTAACAAAATTTTTTCTAACATCGGGTCGCCTCTTTTCAATAACTTCAGCAAAGTCACACTTTGCCCTGAGTCAAAACTATGATTTTTATGAATTAATTACATTCTACAATTTCGTTAAAAAGTTGAATTGCTTTGTCTTTAAATTGAAGATTAAATAATATTTAATCAACTTCAAACATTTGTTAATAAAGTGCCCAATTGCCAGGAGCATTAGCGCTTGTCTCGCGGACTGCGATCGCAGATTCTTTTCTGCAGGCGAAATTCATTGAACTTCGCTTGACAATTAACTTTTAATTGAGAACTTACAAATAAGTCACCACTAACTCGAGACACAATTTTGACTTACAAATATTACAAAAGTTTATTGAGTTTCGTATAAAATCTGAGGAAGAAGCTATCAGATATGAAAAGTACTATGCATAGCATATTTATTCTTTATGTAACTAACTAATTAAGCTTGTCGATGAGTTGAGCCTAATAAAAACTTATTTTATGTTTTTAGCGGTAAAGTTATGGTATGGTACAAAAACTAATACAAGGCAAATGAGTCAAAGCTTAACAGGCTCGACATGAATTATATGGTCAGCTTATATATGCGAAATCGGCTTAGCCTGTAAAACATTGCTTCAAGCTCTGGATGTTCGCGCAAAATCTGCATCAGTTTTCGCGAAAATCGCTATTAATTTTATTAACTCGGACTTAATCAAGCATTAAACAGTGTTAAACTTATAATTACTACAGTATACCTCCTCCACAGGTGTCAATAGGCTGTCTCATTGCATATAGTAGTGTAGTGAGCACGCGCAAATAATTCTTTTATCTACAAAAAGGTGTGAGGATAAGAGGTAAAAATGTCAAATATCTTGTGGAAATCCCTACTGCTTAGCCCTGCAGTTCTAGGAGCAACTCTAGTTGTATCCTCTACAGCGCTTGCAGTTGAACAGCCAGAATCAGCTGAACTCATTCAGCAAGATGCCGCTCAAGCTCCAGCAGCAGATTACGTAGTTGCAACCGTAGAAAGCAATCTTTTACAGCCGAATAATACAGTAAGAGCTATTCAACCACAAGCAGTAGCAGAACCTGTAGTGCAAGAGCCGACAGTATCAACGCCAGCTACCCCAGCAACACCGATAACTGTGGCGCAGGCAACAACTACACCTGCTACTGTTCCTGCCGCACCATCTGTTGAATCGTTAGACGAACTCAATCGCTACAGCAACGAAGGTAGAGGCAATGTTAACTCAGTGGCGCAAGTCACTTCAGTTTCCCAACTATCTGACGTTCAACCAACTGACTGGGCATTCCAAGCATTGCAATCGCTCGTAGAACGCTACGGAGTTATTGCAGGTTATCCGGATGGAACTTATCGCGGTAACCGTGCAATGACGCGTTTTGAGTTTGCCGCTGGTTTGAATGCAGCTTTAGACCGAGTCAACGAACTGATTGCTGCTGGTACAGCCGATATGGTTCGTCGGGAAGACTTAGCAACGCTTCAGCGTTTGCAAGAAGAGTTTGCAGCGGAACTTGCAACACTGCGCGGTCGGGTAGATGCTTTAGAAGCACAAACAGCCGAACTCGAAGCAAATCAATTTTCGACAACAACTAAATTAGTCGGTGAAGTAGTTGCTGCGATTAGCGATACGTTTGGCGACGACGTAGACGACAACACCGTATTTCAAAACCGTGTTCGGTTAGACTTCCAAAGCAGCTTTGGTGGTTCAGATATTTTACA
This region of Chroococcidiopsis sp. TS-821 genomic DNA includes:
- a CDS encoding carboxylesterase, with product MSDYSNITTAIVRETRAREKALVLMNDKCRSRFLLQAQRTTKVCLFFHGFTATPEQFMPIGEAFFQAGYNVVIPLLPGHGIAGDWDGDNPPPLPEEQRVYQEFGLYWLEQVQALGEQVVIGGLSGGSTLAAWLALERPHSIHRALLFAPYLSNSNLLVDFIVKILPIYFQWRTEEGAISYGYDGFVMPALRVFMDMGQDILERVKTSIAAAPCFIIGSDSDRAVDENENQELYESLVKLQPKCWYYSFDKVFDIPHNMMTKAEGNEYQDLVIAVAKAYVDSDVTWKEVEEIAYQMLFQGKTCDAIVQELGLTSRVAPDLQILISLLDKSTIVAKHHSES
- a CDS encoding efflux RND transporter permease subunit — protein: MQQGKASGLSVSAIAIRRHIGTLMLTLAVIVMGIYFLSSLPVDLLPSITYPRIGVRINAPGISPEVAIDEVTRPLEEALSTTEGVVQVYSQTREGQVSLDLYFQPGGNIDQALNDATAALNRGRGQLPSTVEEPRLFKVDPSQLPVYEVALTSPALQGVDLRVFADEELARELTVVPGVASVDVAGGVEEEVQVNIDLNRLQALGVGLTTVLNELQARNQDISGGRIRGENGEPLTRTIGRFQSADEIRNISFEVAGSTAQNTEDGATLPSRRVYLRDFAEVVDGTQDQRVFVNLNKQPAVKLSIQKQPDANTISVVNGVKQRIEELSRSGVIPEDMVLTATLDESQFISNSIANVATAGLIGAALAAIAVLLFLGSLRQTIIIVCAIPLAALAAIILMGLFGLSLNVFSLGGLALGVGIVVDNSIVMLENIAEGAGMTPGKDAKTRMNSQQLISQSIHSSQEVESALVASTSTNLVAVLPFLLIGGFFSLLFSELILTISFAVAASILIAITFVPMVTSRLLAIRWSSRVGRLWILQAFNRRFDAATQGYRNFLMKILRYRLLVVAIAFLVLGGGSFLLVGQISQEILPRISTGQATLFAQFPPGTVIENNRKVMDAVDDILLEQPETEYVFSTAGGFLFGSNTTENPLRSSSTITLKPGSNVEAFVDRVNQEFNRLNLAGIRLRLSPGQVRGLILSNSPVRGAEIDVIVQGDSEQNLRQAGQQILQALDRQATLASFRPNADARQPELQIVPDWERVASFGLTTQDIGQTIQTAVEGSVPTQLQRGDRLVDVRVQLNQADIQNQSQLARLPLFVNSNRQIRLFDIASIREGQAPGEIQRINQRQVFIIAGNLNEGASLGDALAEVDTVLENIDLPPGVSILPSSVAETNQQLQRSLQILGGLAAFLVFVVMAVQYNSLIDPLVIMFTVPLALAGGIFGLYITGTAIGATVLVGAVLLVGIVVNNAIIMVELANQIRDREQIDRKSAILKAAPQRLRPILMTTITTVLGMFPLALGIGEGSEFLQPLGVVVFSGLSLATLLTLFIIPCFYVILHEIRLQSLGDKLSKMFSS
- a CDS encoding efflux RND transporter periplasmic adaptor subunit, with the translated sequence MFKDIRISKLLFSLSFTVALTACNSLPSESEASAQQGQSRANQQITPVDVAIARTGSLTEQPEYTGTTAPAREVSLRSQVTGQVLSIGVDVGDTVRQGQTLARLDDALLVSAVNQAEAELASLRAAVARAQNQVSNAQAQVERSRLELQQAQADLARQERLLQEGAVPAQQAEQARTEAQTAAQILRAAQEQVRTEQQAQAAAQSQVTAQEAVVAQAKRQQSYARLTAPIAGRVMQRLTEVGNLVQPNTEIVRIGDFSRIQVNVEISELELARIRQGQTVSVRLDAFPDEVFEGQVSRISPAADRTARLIPVQVVIPNSNGQIGSGLLARVQFASEETQRVIVPQTALPPTQGSPQQQESTIYVVNETAASEGTVTARQVTLGQSANGQVEILSGLQPGERFVARSGGALTDGATVRFSILSESQQGS
- a CDS encoding PadR family transcriptional regulator, yielding MLELATLGILQSKPLHGYRLKQQLEQFMSGCISVNYGAIYPLLRRLEERGDITTLIQEAGEAGPSRKIYSITSQGEIAFRRKMLEHPHESWVNARSRFIIKYFFFSHLEPAERIKLLEHRIMVCRLRLETLEVQPIPSDDFYEIAVWHRFIAVIKEELEWLNERLALELRQELESRN
- a CDS encoding 2Fe-2S iron-sulfur cluster-binding protein, which codes for MPNIKFEKENREVVAADGANLRLKAMENGIDIYKLYGKMMNCGGYGQCGTCIVEITQGMENLSPRTEVENRKLKKKPKNYRLACQVLVNGPVSVVTKP
- the psbM gene encoding photosystem II reaction center protein PsbM — encoded protein: MQVNDLGFVASILFVLVPAVFLIVLYIQTASREGRNDS
- a CDS encoding universal stress protein, encoding MLEKILLADSGTGHSEEMLKALMDLPSIQKAAVTVLHVVSPQVSAETMTSKWEEGGKVLATAIQSLQLDPTKVSAILRQGDPKDVVCQVAEEIDADLIIMGSRGLKRLQSILSNSVSQYVFQLSSRPMLLVKDDIYVKKINRIMVAIDGSDAAKQCLRLALFLLRDIKGGQLILAHVNKGASNQSSTNMPGEKDPVLAEAIAEAKKQGVQPRAISTTGKPGEEICRIAEENNVDLLMLGSPDRRPSIAKSFVDLDRLLGSSLSDYVRVNANCPVLLARTVG